The following proteins are co-located in the Solanum pennellii chromosome 1, SPENNV200 genome:
- the LOC107005298 gene encoding pentatricopeptide repeat-containing protein At5g18950 → MARSPFFVRSLCTRQNVNSPIRNLSIAGTNGGVEGEVAAQNADRSSSVNHQSEQQSFAEIAKDVCKVIRTRPRWEQILLSDFPTVNFTDPRFYTEVLKAQKNVMLSLRFHFWLSSQNGFSRDQFSDEVIFSGLVQAKAASAAKCFRQNMIFVPQPSCLEAYIQCLCENGLIEDALDVFTELRGVGHCPSLRIWNSALSDSIRAGRTDTVWKLYEDMTEAGVVADVDTIGHLIQAFCMENNFPEGHQLLRQALEAGHAPSSVAFNKLIYESCKNRDYFRLSSLLHSMIATNCSVDIFTYQHVIQGLCETRKMREAFRIFNDLKNRGYAPDMVMYTTMINGLCKMKSVGDARKLWFEMIQKGFNPNKYTYNTLIHGYLTTNRLKEAESLYKEMCDKGYGETTVTYNTMIHGLCLYGRVGEAHNLFNKMAENGVAHDVVTYTSLIQGFCKNGKINKGLQFLYELLKQGLQPSPASYTVLIEKLCEIGHVSEAKSLWSDMQERGVKPATSTYDSIILGLIKQGYVTEGLDWLSSMMKSRLRPRRKTFEELIYHLSQADKLDESLSILDNMLRLGHVVREKIFHSLVNKLCKDNSHHIEMEMGYIV, encoded by the coding sequence ATGGCTAGATCTCCATTTTTTGTCAGAAGCTTGTGCACTCGCCAAAACGTTAATTCCCCAATCCGTAACTTAAGTATTGCTGGAACTAATGGTGGGGTTGAAGGTGAAGTTGCTGCACAAAACGCAGATCGATCAAGTTCAGTAAATCATCAAAGTGAGCAACAGAGCTTTGCTGAGATAGCTAAAGATGTTTGCAAAGTCATCCGGACACGACCCAGATGGGAACAAATATTGTTATCTGATTTTCCCACTGTTAATTTTACTGATCCAAGATTCTATACTGAGGTTCTGAAGGCACAAAAAAATGTAATGTTGTCGCTTCGGTTTCATTTTTGGCTTAgttctcaaaatggtttttcgaGGGATCAGTTCTCTGATGAAGTCATATTTAGTGGGCTTGTACAAGCCAAGGCTGCCAGTGCAGCCAAATGTTTTCggcaaaatatgatttttgtgcCTCAACCTAGTTGTTTGGAGGCCTACATTCAGTGTCTTTGTGAAAATGGATTGATTGAGGATGCCCTTGACGTGTTTACTGAGTTGAGAGGTGTTGGCCACTGCCCATCATTGAGAATTTGGAATTCAGCCCTTTCAGATTCTATCCGAGCTGGAAGAACTGACACTGTCTGGAAATTGTATGAGGATATGACAGAAGCTGGTGTTGTAGCTGATGTAGATACGATTGGACACTTGATTCAAGCATTTTGTATGGAGAACAATTTTCCAGAAGGGCATCAACTTCTTCGACAGGCTTTGGAAGCTGGGCATGCCCCTAGTAGTGTTGCttttaataaattgatttatgaaTCATGTAAGAACAGAGATTACTTTAGACTGTCATCTCTTCTCCATTCAATGATTGCAACTAATTGttctgttgatatattcacttaTCAGCATGTTATTCAGGGACTGTGTGAAACAAGAAAGATGCGTGAAGCTTTTAGGATATTTAATGATCTAAAGAATAGAGGCTATGCTCCGGATATGGTTATGTATACAACAATGATTAATGGTCTCTGTAAAATGAAATCGGTTGGAGATGCCCGGAAATTATGGTTTGAGATGATTCAAAAGGGATTCAATCCCAATAAATACACATACAACACACTCATCCATGGTTATTTAACAACTAACCGTCTAAAAGAAGCTGAAAGTCTTTATAAGGAAATGTGTGATAAAGGATATGGAGAGACCACAGTGACATATAATACCATGATTCACGGGCTGTGTCTTTATGGAAGAGTAGGAGAAGCTCACAACTTGTTCAATAAAATGGCTGAGAATGGTGTTGCCCATGATGTGGTCACATACACTTCTCTTATTCAGGGTTTCTGCAAGAATGGGAAGATAAATAAAGGTCTTCAGTTTTTATATGAACTGTTAAAGCAGGGGTTGCAACCATCACCTGCTTCTTATACAGTGTTAATTGAGAAACTTTGTGAGATCGGCCATGTTTCGGAAGCAAAATCATTGTGGAGCGATATGCAAGAGAGAGGTGTCAAACCAGCAACATCGACTTATGATTCTATCATACTTGGATTAATCAAGCAGGGATATGTAACAGAGGGGCTAGATTGGTTGAGCAGTATGATGAAGAGTAGGCTCAGACCAAGGAGAAAAACTTTTGAGGAACTGATTTATCATCTTTCTCAAGCAGATAAGTTGGATGAATCTTTATCCATTTTAGATAACATGCTTAGGCTAGGTCATGTCGTCAGAGAAAAAATTTTCCATTCTCTAGTAAATAAACTTTGCAAAGATAATTCCCACCATATTGAGATGGAAATGGGATATATAGTCTGA
- the LOC107007999 gene encoding BI1-like protein, with protein sequence MYGFTSLRTESDGGIKGDIEEGTLYPGLGYGENQLRWGFIRKVYGILAAQILLTTLVSAVTVLYTPINDLLRGSPGLLLFLIFLPFVLLWPLHIYQQKHPLNFIFLGLFTASLSLTVGVTCANTDGRIVLEALLLTSAVVSALTGYTFWASKKGKDFSFLGPILFTSLFVLILTGFMQMFFPLGSTTSAVYSAMSAIIFCGYIIYDTDNLIKRFTYDEYIWASVTLYLDVLNLFLTILRILRQGDN encoded by the exons ATGTACGGATTCACGAGTTTGAGGACGGAGAGTGATGGAGGAATCAAAGGTGATATAGAGGAAGGAACATTGTATCCAGGTCTTGGATATGGTGAGAATCAATTGCGTTGGGGTTTTATTCGTAAAGTTTATGGGATTCTCGCTGCTCAGATCCTTCTCACCACCCTTGTATCCGCCGTGACTGTACTTTATACGCCGATCAACGATCTTCTTCGTGGAAGTCCTGGCCTTCTTCTCTTCCTCATTTTCCTTCCTTTCGTTC TGTTGTGGCCCTTGCACATATACCAGCAGAAGCAtccattgaattttattttccttGGCCTCTTTACTGCTTCTTTGAGTCTCACAGTGGGTGTGACCTGTGCTAATACCGATG GAAGAATTGTGCTTGAAGCCTTACTCTTGACATCAGCTGTAGTTTCAGCTCTGACCGGTTACACATTCTGGGCTTCTAAGAAGGGCAAGGACTTCAGCTTCCTGGGTCCAATACTCTTTACTAGCCTCTTTGTACTTATCCTGACTGGATTTATGCAG ATGTTCTTCCCTCTCGGATCTACAACTAGTGCTGTTTACAGTGCAATGAGTGCTATAATTTTCTGTGGATACATTATATATGACACAGACAACCTGATTAAGAGGTTTACATATGATGAATACATCTGGGCATCTGTCACTCTGTACCTGGATGTTCTGAACCTGTTCTTGACCATCCTGCGCATTCTGAGGCAGGGAGACAACTAA
- the LOC107009001 gene encoding BSD domain-containing protein 1 has protein sequence MDFFKSVFADDPEFSDTEDAPTSPSNSQSQPESPNPNPNHDVPAITNAWTFGSTLFRTIASKSESVVQNYRRDFEEFSSGLKIETATIREVASRAVKDLPARFESGAAVAQESLESVGQAIDNIGSTVSEIIAHGKESILDNDSDSELSENSSRRSLGRSSSLEQNLNLNAKPYSRIDATIRATQCDAKTYCDEPEDMVDYNEWKLGFVLVEMNGEIEGLIKENGVINEIYSELVPSRIDHETFWIRYFYKVYRIRKADEARARLVKRAISGEEEEELSWDVDDEDDENTEGSNGVASENVAKEEVVKKMDSSVSKEEEKETALETTSDDGGDVKGILAGRVDDKGSSEGKNDNSDFSVVSSQVSSHEGDDLGWDEIEDIASGDEIKVPQRTSPNKADLRKRLTAAEEELSWDSEVDDEEAAKS, from the coding sequence ATGGATTTCTTCAAATCCGTATTCGCCGACGATCCAGAATTTTCCGATACCGAAGATGCCCCTACTTCTCCATCAAATTCTCAATCTCAACCAGAATctccaaaccctaaccctaaccatgaTGTTCCAGCCATAACGAACGCATGGACTTTCGGTTCAACTTTGTTCAGAACCATAGCATCGAAATCGGAATCCGTTGTTCAAAACTACCGCCGCGATTTCGAGGAATTCAGCTCCGGGTTGAAAATTGAAACCGCTACAATCCGTGAAGTAGCTAGCCGAGCCGTGAAGGACTTGCCGGCTAGGTTTGAATCAGGCGCCGCCGTTGCTCAGGAATCGCTAGAATCGGTTGGACAAGCTATTGATAATATCGGCTCCACTGTATCGGAGATTATTGCTCATGGTAAGGAGTCGATCCTTGATAATGATTCTGACAGTGAGTTATCTGAAAATAGCAGTAGGAGGAGTTTAGGGAGAAGTAGTAGTTTAGAGCAAAATTTGAACTTGAATGCCAAACCTTATAGTAGAATTGATGCAACAATTCGAGCAACCCAGTGTGATGCGAAAACGTATTGCGATGAACCAGAGGATATGGTTGATTATAATGAGTGGAAACTGGGATTTGTATTAGTGGAGATGAATGGGGAAATTGAGGGTTTGATTAAGGAAAATGGTGTAATAAATGAGATATATAGCGAGTTGGTTCCAAGTAGGATTGATCACGAGACTTTCTGGATTAGATATTTTTACAAGGTTTATAGAATAAGGAAAGCTGATGAAGCAAGGGCAAGGCTTGTGAAGAGGGCGATCTCGGGtgaggaagaagaggaattgAGTTGGGATGTTGACGATGAAGATGATGAGAATACAGAAGGGAGCAACGGTGTTGCAAGTGAAAACGTAGCAAAAGAAGAAGTTGTGAAGAAAATGGATAGTTCGGTAAGtaaagaagaggagaaagaaaCAGCTTTAGAGACCACAAGTGATGATGGCGGGGATGTTAAAGGAATTTTGGCAGGGAGAGTTGATGATAAGGGGAGTTCAGAAGGTAAGAATGATAACAGTGATTTTTCAGTTGTTTCCAGCCAAGTGTCTTCGCACGAGGGAGATGATCTTGGGTGGGATGAGATTGAAGATATAGCCAGTGGTGATGAGATCAAGGTGCCCCAGAGAACAAGCCCGAACAAAGCTGATTTAAGGAAACGTTTGACTGCTGCGGAGGAAGAGTTATCATGGGATAGTGaggttgatgatgaagaagcTGCCAAATCATGA